A region from the Fimbriimonadaceae bacterium genome encodes:
- a CDS encoding NAD(P)/FAD-dependent oxidoreductase, with translation MAFTQVDLTVIGGGPVGLFAAFYAGMRGMSVRIIDSLPELGGQLTALYPEKSVYDMPGFPQVLAKDLASAMVEQGLRFGAEVVTGETASGLERDGEGWAVVGKDGDRYPTKTLVVAAGAGAFTPTRLGVDREDEFHGRGLWYGVRDKSWFAGKKVLIVGGGDSAFDWAKELHPVASSVGLVHRRDVFKAHEETVGQVSQLGVPFHLWKAVHLLHGDGALSGVTLVDTQTKEEVHHEADAVVVNIGFKSSLGPLKDWGFTIEKNQIVVDHCYQTGLPGVFAVGDVCTYEGKIKLIATGVGEAATAVCLAKMMVDPTAKLFPGHSSDMAL, from the coding sequence CCCAGGTCGATTTGACGGTCATCGGCGGAGGGCCGGTCGGACTCTTCGCCGCGTTCTACGCCGGTATGCGTGGCATGTCGGTGAGGATCATCGACTCCTTGCCCGAACTGGGTGGCCAACTCACCGCCCTGTATCCGGAGAAGAGCGTCTATGACATGCCCGGATTCCCCCAAGTCTTGGCCAAAGACCTGGCGTCGGCGATGGTCGAGCAAGGGTTAAGGTTTGGCGCCGAAGTCGTGACCGGGGAGACCGCCAGCGGTCTCGAACGGGACGGCGAGGGCTGGGCTGTCGTGGGTAAGGACGGTGACCGCTACCCGACCAAGACATTGGTCGTCGCCGCCGGGGCGGGGGCGTTCACCCCGACGCGGTTGGGGGTCGACCGAGAGGACGAGTTCCACGGCCGGGGGCTGTGGTACGGCGTCAGGGACAAGTCGTGGTTCGCAGGCAAAAAGGTGCTTATCGTCGGGGGCGGCGACTCGGCATTCGACTGGGCCAAGGAACTCCACCCCGTGGCGTCGTCGGTCGGCCTGGTCCATCGCCGGGATGTCTTCAAAGCGCACGAGGAGACGGTCGGCCAGGTGTCGCAGCTCGGGGTCCCGTTCCACTTGTGGAAGGCCGTGCACTTGCTCCATGGTGACGGTGCGCTGTCCGGCGTGACCCTCGTCGACACCCAGACCAAGGAGGAAGTCCATCACGAGGCTGACGCCGTCGTGGTCAACATCGGGTTCAAGTCGTCCCTCGGCCCGCTCAAGGACTGGGGCTTCACGATCGAAAAGAACCAGATCGTCGTCGACCATTGCTACCAGACCGGCTTGCCCGGAGTCTTCGCCGTCGGCGACGTCTGCACTTATGAGGGCAAGATCAAGCTGATCGCGACCGGTGTCGGCGAGGCGGCCACGGCGGTCTGCCTGGCCAAGATGATGGTCGACCCCACCGCCAAATTGTTCCCCGGACACTCGTCCGACATGGCCCTGTAG